From the genome of Fundulus heteroclitus isolate FHET01 chromosome 9, MU-UCD_Fhet_4.1, whole genome shotgun sequence, one region includes:
- the pdcb gene encoding phosducin b, which yields MSGRVIDLEETATHTGPKGVINDWRRFKLESMDRENLHPAKKELLRQMSSPNKAKDDSRANLNRKMSVQEYELLKEEDEGCLKKYRRRCMEEMHSKLSFGPKFEGVHDLDSGEAFLEVIEKEHHSTVVVVHIYKVGVKGCEQLNSCLDCLATEYPTVKFCRIDAVSSGAAERFSDDYLPTLLVYKAGELIGNFLSCTQHMNEEFFATDVEAFLNSYGLLPEKELPGADDEEEHGVE from the exons ATGTCTGGCAGAGTGATTGATCTGGAAGAGACCGCGACCCATACAG GTCCGAAGGGCGTCATCAATGACTGGAGGAGGTTTAAGTTGGAAAGTATGGACCGGGAAAATTTGCAtcctgcaaaaaaggaacttcTGAGGCAAATGTCATCCCCCAATAAAGCAAAAGATGACTCCAGAGCTAACCTAAACCGCAAG ATGAGTGTCCAAGAGTATGAACTGCTtaaggaggaggatgaagggTGCCTGAAGAAATACAGGAGACGATGCATGGAAGAGATGCACAGCAAGCTCAGCTTTGGGCCCAAGTTTGAAGGCGTGCACGACCTGGACAGTGGTGAGGCCTTCCTGGAAGTCATTGAAAAGGAGCATCACAGCACCGTGGTGGTTGTCCACATTTACAAGGTTGGGGTGAAAGGATGCGAGCAGCTCAACAGCTGCCTGGACTGCTTGGCCACAGAGTACCCCACTGTGAAGTTCTGCAGGATCGACGCCGTCTCGTCCGGTGCCGCCGAGCGTTTCTCGGATGATTATTTACCAACGCTGCTGGTGTACAAGGCTGGGGAGCTCATAGGGAACTTCCTGTCCTGCACACAGCACATGAACGAGGAGTTTTTTGCAACCGACGTCGAAGCTTTCCTCAATAGTTACGGCCTGCTCCCAGAGAAAGAGCTGCCTGGAGCGGATGACGAAGAAGAACATGGTGTAGAGTAA